The following coding sequences lie in one Homalodisca vitripennis isolate AUS2020 chromosome X, UT_GWSS_2.1, whole genome shotgun sequence genomic window:
- the LOC124368901 gene encoding protein roadkill isoform X3, which translates to MAVSRVPSPPPPEVNTPVAENWCYTQVKVVKFSYMWTINNFSFCREEMGEVLKSSTFSAGANDKLKWCLRVNPKGLDEESKDYLSLYLLLVSCNKSEVRAKFKFSILNAKREETKAMESQRAYRFVQGKDWGFKKFIRRDFLLDEANGLLPDDKLTIFCEVSVVADSVNISGQSNAVQFKVPECRLPDDLGQLFENQKFSDVTLSVSGREFLAHKAILAARSPVFAAMFEHEMEERKHNRVAISDVDHEVLREMLRFIYTGKATNLEKMADDLLAAADKYALERLKVMCEEALCTSLSTENAADILILADLHSADQLKAQAIDFINTHATDIMETGGWRAMIHSHPHLIAEAFRALATQQIPPIGPPRKRVKQS; encoded by the exons GTAAAAGTTGTCAAGTTCAGCTACATGTGGACTATAAATAACTTCAGCTTCTGTAGAGAGGAGATGGGAGAAGTACTGAAGTCCTCTACATTCTCAGCTGGTGCAAACGATAAACTAAAATG GTGTTTAAGAGTCAACCCCAAGGGTCTAGACGAAGAGAGCAAAGACTACCTCTCCCTCTACCTTCTATTAGTATCCTGCAATAAAAGTGAAGTGCGGGCCAAGTTCAAATTTTCAATCCTCAACGCCAAAAGAGAAGAAACCAAAGCAATGG agAGCCAGAGGGCCTACAGATTTGTGCAGGGGAAGGATTGGGGTTTCAAAAAGTTCATAAGGAGGGATTTTCTCCTCGACGAAGCAAATGGACTACTTCCAGATGATAAGCTAACAATTTTCTGCGAG GTGAGTGTGGTTGCTGACAGTGTGAACATTTCTGGCCAGAGCAATGCTGTCCAGTTCAAGGTGCCGGAGTGTCGCCTGCCTGATGACCTGGGGCAGCTGTTTGAGAACCAGAAGTTTAGCGATGTCACGCTTTCAGTCAGCGGCAGAGAATTTTTAGCACATAAAGCTATCTTAGCAG CTCGATCACCTGTTTTTGCTGCCATGTTTGAGCATGAGATGGAAGAACGCAAACACAATCGTGTTGCAATCTCGGACGTAGATCATGAAGTTTTGAGAGAAATGCTACGCTTTATTTATACAGGAAAAGcgacaaatttagaaaaaatggcTGATGACCTTCTTGCGGCAGCTGATAAG TATGCTCTCGAGAGGCTGAAAGTAATGTGTGAAGAGGCTCTGTGTACGAGCCTCTCTACTGAAAATGCCGCTGACATATTGATACTTGCTGACCTCCACAGCGCTGATCAGTTGAAAGCACAAGCAATCGACTTCATTAACAC ACATGCAACTGATATAATGGAGACGGGAGGGTGGCGAGCCATGATACACTCTCACCCCCACCTGATAGCCGAGGCGTTCCGTGCTCTCGCAACACAGCAGATCCCACCCATCGGGCCGCCACGCAAACGCGTCAAGCAGAGCTGA